A genomic segment from Lutibacter sp. A80 encodes:
- the hemC gene encoding hydroxymethylbilane synthase, which produces MDKIIRIGTRSSELALWQANTVAEQLEHFGHKTEIVKIDSLGDVVLDKPLYELGITGVFTKNLDIALLNGEIDIAVHSSKDVPTKLPEGIVQAAYLKRGDFNDVLVIKDDENFFTNDTAVIATGSLRRKAQWLYRYPHHKITGIRGNVITRLQKLEESDWDGAVFASAGLKRLKLLPEKQKHIKLDWMIPAPAQGAVMIVALEKNEEILEACKEINHEETATCVKIERDFLQTLEGGCTAPIGALAMIFEDEIKFKGALFSPDGKHKMEFSKEVAVNNATDLGKFGANYILERGGKKIMREIIDIEKSTLIYSTKSLSHDQTNLLNSKIGVTSSDFITIRNNRLRPIVVKKPIKNVLFTSQNAVEALLNNFSPMELDFENIYCVGRRTKRLIEKRIGKVAHIENSAEKLANYLVSNLKDDEVTFFCGNKRRDYLPTKLTESGIKVNEVECYQTQLTPRKIEEKYKGILFYSPSGIESYLKDNIANDIVAFCIGETTAEEAKKHFKNVEISKLSTVESVLKSVNKYFEKVVEEH; this is translated from the coding sequence ATGGATAAAATTATTAGAATTGGTACTCGCTCAAGTGAACTAGCACTTTGGCAAGCAAATACAGTTGCAGAACAGTTAGAACATTTCGGTCATAAAACAGAAATTGTAAAAATAGATTCTTTAGGAGATGTTGTTTTAGATAAACCTTTATATGAATTAGGAATCACTGGAGTTTTTACCAAAAATTTAGATATCGCTCTGTTAAATGGAGAAATAGATATTGCGGTACATTCATCTAAAGATGTACCTACAAAATTACCTGAAGGAATTGTACAAGCTGCTTATTTAAAAAGAGGGGATTTTAACGATGTATTGGTAATTAAAGATGATGAGAACTTTTTTACAAATGATACTGCAGTAATTGCTACAGGAAGTTTGCGTAGAAAAGCACAATGGCTATATCGTTACCCACATCATAAAATTACTGGAATTAGAGGTAATGTAATTACGCGTTTGCAAAAATTAGAAGAGAGTGATTGGGATGGAGCTGTTTTTGCATCTGCAGGATTAAAAAGATTAAAATTATTACCCGAAAAACAAAAACATATAAAATTAGATTGGATGATTCCAGCTCCAGCACAAGGAGCTGTAATGATTGTTGCTTTAGAAAAAAATGAAGAAATTTTAGAAGCTTGTAAAGAAATTAATCACGAAGAAACAGCAACTTGCGTAAAAATTGAACGTGACTTTTTACAAACCCTAGAAGGAGGCTGTACTGCGCCAATAGGAGCTTTGGCAATGATATTTGAAGATGAAATAAAATTTAAAGGTGCGTTATTTAGTCCTGATGGTAAACATAAAATGGAATTTTCTAAAGAAGTTGCCGTTAATAATGCAACTGATTTAGGGAAGTTTGGAGCAAATTACATTTTAGAAAGAGGCGGTAAAAAAATAATGCGTGAAATAATTGATATAGAAAAATCAACTCTTATATATTCTACAAAAAGTCTTTCTCACGATCAAACAAACCTGCTGAACTCTAAAATAGGTGTAACAAGTAGTGATTTTATAACAATTAGAAATAATAGATTAAGACCAATAGTTGTTAAAAAACCAATTAAAAATGTATTATTTACCAGTCAAAATGCTGTTGAAGCTCTATTAAATAACTTTTCTCCAATGGAATTAGATTTTGAAAATATCTATTGTGTTGGTAGAAGAACAAAACGTTTAATAGAAAAACGAATTGGTAAAGTGGCTCATATTGAAAATTCAGCGGAGAAACTAGCAAATTATTTAGTTTCGAATTTAAAAGATGATGAAGTTACATTTTTCTGTGGAAATAAAAGAAGAGATTACCTTCCTACCAAATTAACCGAGAGTGGTATAAAAGTTAATGAAGTTGAATGTTATCAAACGCAATTAACTCCAAGAAAAATTGAAGAAAAATATAAAGGAATCCTTTTTTACAGTCCATCCGGTATAGAAAGTTATCTAAAAGATAATATAGCGAATGATATTGTAGCTTTCTGCATTGGAGAAACTACAGCAGAAGAAGCAAAAAAACACTTTAAAAATGTTGAGATTTCTAAATTATCAACAGTTGAAAGTGTGTTAAAATCTGTAAATAAATATTTCGAAAAAGTTGTTGAGGAGCATTAG